The DNA window tttgttgcaaaGTTGGTAggaaattccaaaaaaaaataaaagctttGAAATTTAGGGAGCTTTTATTGATGTTCTGGTGGTAGGTCCATCTTCTTGATTAAGTGATTATTGCTGGGTTTGTGTTTGTTAATTTTAACGATACCCTTTCTttgttgctttttatttttggttgaaTGATTACTTCATTACTTGCTCTTTGTTAGAAATTCCATGTCTCATTCTACCTGAGTTgacttttgttttgttttgtttatcgCTAGGTTCAAGAAAAATGGCAAAGAGTTACTTCAAACAAGAACATGATCTTGGTATATGTTActggtttctttctttttttggtgaTGAATACTTGTTTTgattgtgtcttttgttgttgctAATATACAGCATTGATTAATTATTGTCTTCAGAGAAGAGAAGAGCTGAGGCTGCTAGGATTAGGGAGAAATATCCGGATCGTATCCCGGTGAGAATTCGTAGTGATTTTTTCTTTGCAGCGCTATCCCTTATTGATGCTACTGATGTTGAATCATGTACTTGTGTAAAAGACAGTTATCTCTTTTGTTGGTTATAGAGCCAATGCTTTTGATTTCGTTGATTCTTTTGGGCCTATTCTAGCAAGCAAATTTTGGTTAATAGTAGTAACTGCATGTTAGCCACCTACCTACATATTTGACACTTTAGCATATAGTATTATACACTATGGGAAATACTTCGTTTGGAGGTTTGGTATCATGGCAAGTGctttttcttatgattttagTTCTTCTTTAACTATGGTCTCTACATGTATGGCTTTATTTTTGTGGGGAAATCCTTTATTGGAGCTGAAATGACTCACTACAGAATGCTTCGGATTGTtgaatcaataaattaaattcaagagCTAATGTTGAAATGATTTTTATATATGATTCTATGTATTTGTGGACAAGGGGCTGAACAGTTTTATTGTATTCTACTCGAGTTTTAGTATTATGGTTTCATCATTCCTTTCATTTGATGCGAATTAATGGGATAAGAATATCCAATTCAGCTTTAGAGATAGaataattttaagttttcaGGAAGAAACAGGCGTGATATTTTATTAGACAAGAACGATTCATGTTTAGTTTATGATCCTAGTTGCTACCTGTGATACCTGAATATGAACATCAATGATGCATCTCTAGTTGTTGTGGTAAATATTCTCTGGATATTTCTGAAGGTGATTGTGGAGAAGGCGGAAAGAAGTGATATCCCAAGTATTGACAAGAAAAAGTAAGAGATTCTTAGAACTTATCATATCATCTGGAATTGTCGAATTAGTTTTCTactaatatttttgtttctttcaaaGTAATGAGGTGGTGAAATATAATGGATTTCTTATAGCAACTTCTTTGGATAATCAAGAATTTTTCTTGCAATGGTTGTGATTATAACAAGCAAATTTTTTATGCTAGAAGCTTGCtccaataaatattttttctaccatatgaatgattttttcacaaatttcacATTGCATTGGAAGTTTTTATCTTGAAGTTAAACATTGTTGTCTTAAAACCAACagacaatataattttttcaagaaatattgttgttgtttatattttctaaaattggTTTTGCAAATTTTGACACAATTATCGTATATAATTCAATACTAGATTCTTCAAAATCTCTTTTAATCTAGTTTATATTGGAgaaagatatttatttatttgtaatgTTTCTGCTGTAAAAATTGAGCATGGTGTTTAATTTGAAGCTGGCAACCATATATTCTCTGTTTTAAGATATCAAACTAATGAACTTATTGTTGTAGGTACCTTGTCCCTGCTGATCTGACAGTTGGACAATTTGTCTATGTAATCAGAAAGAGGATCAAATTAAGTGCAGAAAAGGCAATCTTTATATTTGTGGATAATGTCCTTCCACCTACAGGTAAAGCTTCAACAAAATCATATTCTCTGTCACACATTTTCAGTATGGTACTTTAGCCTCCTAACATAGATATTATAGAATGGCATTAGGATAtaactgagtaagaaagtttTATACTATCATTCAATAAGATACTTTTAAGTTAGTGGATGGTTTAGTTAAACACTTTTAATGATGTGGCTATGTATAATTGGAGGTACGACTCCAAGTTATTCAAGAATAGTGGTGTTGAGTTCCTCGACCTTTGCCTTAGGATTAGTTAGTTCTATTTCTCGATAGGGACATGGGAAGGGGTATAATTCAGTTGTAGAGTGTCACCTTGAGGGGGTGGAAGTCATCAATTCGAGCTTGATTATCCTAAATCCAACCTAGTgtatagaaattaattttgttctgggttctatttcaattttttgttcCTTTTCAGGAGCAATAATGTCTGCCATATATGATGAGAAGAAGGATGAAGATGGGTTTCTTTATGTTACTTACAGTGGAGAGAACACCTTTGGGGACCTAACTTCCCACTAGCATATTATGGATTTACGCGACATGATCCAATTTGGCTTGCCTCATAAAAATTCATGATGTTACTAATATCAGACACATTGCTCTCAATGTTATGTACAGAGATGTATATAAAATTCTAAGAACCTATTTCATGCTAAAATGTTTTCTTGTTTCAACTTTGGAGTACTTagctgtttcaactttcaatAAGGGAAAGTGGCAAATTGTTGATGAATTTGGTCTCCGAATTTCACGTGTGATtt is part of the Arachis duranensis cultivar V14167 chromosome 1, aradu.V14167.gnm2.J7QH, whole genome shotgun sequence genome and encodes:
- the LOC107485841 gene encoding autophagy-related protein 8f, encoding MAKSYFKQEHDLEKRRAEAARIREKYPDRIPVIVEKAERSDIPSIDKKKYLVPADLTVGQFVYVIRKRIKLSAEKAIFIFVDNVLPPTGAIMSAIYDEKKDEDGFLYVTYSGENTFGDLTSH